Proteins encoded by one window of Kribbella flavida DSM 17836:
- a CDS encoding transglycosylase family protein yields MSKARHARPRRSTRRIVRTLSIAGLGAGITAVGAGAAFATDYTVKSGDTLSEIAQANGTDWHQLAELNGLDNPDLILIGQTLKLDGVNKAAVTERRSTAKTERKTERRSERKVEARSERKTERKSERKSERKSERKARTSRSESTRGGNGGSVSMSAAWRKVAQCESGGNPRAVNPTGKYHGLFQFDRQTWRSVGGSGLPSNASAAEQLMRAKKLYSQRGASPWPSCGRFLR; encoded by the coding sequence ATGTCCAAAGCTCGACATGCCCGACCCCGGCGAAGTACCCGCCGGATCGTCCGGACCCTCTCCATCGCCGGCCTCGGCGCCGGGATCACCGCCGTCGGCGCGGGCGCTGCTTTCGCGACCGACTACACGGTGAAGTCCGGCGACACCCTCTCCGAGATCGCCCAGGCCAACGGCACCGACTGGCACCAGCTGGCCGAGCTGAACGGTCTGGACAACCCGGACCTGATCCTGATCGGCCAGACGCTCAAGCTCGACGGCGTGAACAAGGCCGCCGTCACCGAGCGCCGGTCCACGGCCAAGACGGAGCGCAAGACCGAGCGCCGCAGTGAGCGCAAGGTCGAGGCCAGGAGCGAGCGCAAGACCGAGCGCAAGTCCGAGCGCAAGTCCGAGCGCAAGTCCGAGCGCAAGGCTCGTACCAGCCGGTCGGAGTCGACCCGCGGCGGAAACGGCGGCAGCGTCTCGATGAGCGCGGCCTGGCGCAAGGTCGCCCAGTGCGAGTCCGGCGGCAACCCGCGGGCGGTGAACCCGACGGGCAAGTACCACGGTCTTTTCCAGTTCGACCGGCAGACCTGGCGCAGCGTCGGTGGATCCGGCCTCCCCTCGAACGCCTCGGCCGCCGAGCAGCTGATGCGCGCGAAGAAGCTGTACTCGCAGCGCGGCGCGTCCCCGTGGCCGTCCTGCGGCCGCTTCCTGCGCTGA
- a CDS encoding class I SAM-dependent methyltransferase, translated as MLVTSRSYAEYEAMFDLSDLPESVLDCCAGGAGFTAEAAARGVDAVAVDPAYELPAAELVDTVRRSLPATSGIVDEHAGNFVWHWYGSPERKDELRLDAADRFLTDVAVAPERYVPGSLPELPFPDRRFELVLSSHLLFTWADKYDQDWHLAALRELVRVARSEVRVFPLVKQGAGEPVEYLPELLEQLDGVQAEIRRVPYEFQAGANRMLVLTH; from the coding sequence GTGCTGGTGACATCCCGCTCGTACGCCGAGTACGAGGCGATGTTCGATCTGTCCGACCTTCCCGAGTCCGTGCTGGACTGCTGCGCCGGCGGCGCCGGGTTCACGGCCGAGGCGGCGGCCCGGGGCGTCGACGCGGTCGCGGTCGACCCGGCGTACGAGCTGCCGGCGGCGGAGCTGGTCGACACGGTGCGGCGCAGCCTGCCGGCCACCTCGGGCATCGTGGACGAGCACGCGGGCAACTTCGTCTGGCACTGGTACGGATCGCCGGAGCGCAAAGACGAGCTGCGGCTCGACGCGGCGGACCGGTTCCTGACCGACGTCGCGGTCGCGCCCGAGCGGTACGTGCCGGGCAGCCTGCCGGAGCTGCCGTTCCCGGACCGGCGGTTCGAGCTGGTGCTCAGCTCGCACCTGCTGTTCACCTGGGCCGACAAGTACGACCAGGACTGGCATCTGGCGGCGTTGCGCGAGCTGGTCCGGGTGGCGCGGTCCGAGGTGCGGGTCTTCCCGCTGGTCAAGCAGGGTGCGGGGGAGCCGGTGGAGTACCTGCCGGAGCTGCTCGAGCAGCTCGACGGTGTTCAGGCGGAGATTCGTCGGGTGCCGTACGAGTTCCAGGCCGGGGCCAACCGGATGCTGGTGCTCACGCACTGA
- a CDS encoding Pr6Pr family membrane protein: MTKFGAGRLWFAVTAAVVAIGIIVQLVVTATTTEGFFPDNPDRVLNVFAFFTIQSNLLLGGTTLLLALGAASDSTVFRTLRLNGVLCIAVTGIVYHVALAGLDELSGAAALTNFLLHTATPVLGVVGWLLFGPRDRTDREIVGWSLAFPLLWLAFTLVRGELVGFYPYPFVDVGELGYAQVLLNCLLVALLFLALAFGATLLDRRLTRTTVER, encoded by the coding sequence ATGACCAAGTTCGGTGCGGGGCGGCTCTGGTTCGCGGTGACGGCTGCGGTCGTGGCGATCGGCATCATCGTGCAACTGGTCGTCACGGCGACCACGACCGAAGGCTTCTTCCCGGACAATCCCGACCGGGTGCTCAACGTCTTCGCCTTCTTCACGATCCAGTCGAACCTGCTGCTCGGTGGCACCACGCTGCTGCTCGCGCTCGGCGCCGCCTCCGACTCCACGGTGTTCCGGACGCTCCGGCTGAACGGTGTGCTCTGCATCGCGGTGACCGGGATCGTCTACCACGTGGCGCTGGCCGGGCTGGACGAGTTGTCCGGTGCGGCCGCGCTCACCAACTTCCTGCTGCACACGGCCACTCCGGTGCTCGGCGTCGTGGGCTGGCTGCTGTTCGGCCCGCGCGACCGCACCGACCGCGAGATCGTCGGCTGGTCGCTCGCGTTCCCCCTGCTGTGGCTCGCCTTCACGCTGGTCCGCGGCGAGCTGGTCGGCTTCTACCCGTACCCGTTCGTCGACGTCGGCGAGCTCGGCTACGCCCAGGTCCTGCTGAACTGTCTGCTCGTCGCGCTACTGTTCCTCGCTCTGGCGTTCGGGGCCACCCTTCTCGACCGCCGGCTGACCAGGACCACCGTCGAGAGGTAG
- a CDS encoding 2TM domain-containing protein, whose translation MLLAVIAACEIGFWVLLAAGLTTRYLFRLPKLGMALLVMVPLVDVVMLVASVIDIRTGGEPSFKHSLAAIFIGVSVGFGHRTLQWADGWAAHKFAGGPRPYKPRKGTREKARWERQGWYRHLTSYAVACAIMIGLGLLSGEGYDALLGPAWTWTIVLVIDGFISFSYGDDVDEDADSKQDRVEA comes from the coding sequence GTGCTGCTGGCTGTCATCGCCGCGTGCGAGATCGGCTTCTGGGTCCTGCTCGCCGCCGGCCTGACGACGCGCTACCTGTTCCGGCTGCCGAAGCTGGGCATGGCGCTGCTCGTGATGGTGCCGCTGGTGGACGTCGTGATGCTGGTCGCCAGCGTGATCGACATCCGCACCGGTGGTGAGCCGTCGTTCAAGCACTCGCTGGCCGCGATCTTCATCGGCGTCAGTGTCGGCTTCGGCCACCGCACGCTGCAGTGGGCGGACGGCTGGGCGGCGCACAAGTTCGCCGGCGGGCCGCGGCCGTACAAGCCACGCAAGGGGACCCGGGAGAAGGCCCGCTGGGAGCGGCAGGGCTGGTACCGCCACCTCACCTCGTACGCCGTGGCCTGCGCGATCATGATCGGCCTCGGCCTGCTGTCCGGCGAAGGGTACGACGCGCTGCTCGGTCCGGCCTGGACCTGGACGATCGTGCTGGTGATCGACGGTTTCATCTCGTTCAGCTACGGCGACGACGTGGACGAGGACGCCGACAGCAAGCAGGACCGGGTCGAGGCCTGA
- a CDS encoding TetR/AcrR family transcriptional regulator, producing the protein MPKIVDHEARREEIAQALWRVVRRDGIRSASVRTVAAEAGWSAGAVRYYFPDQDGLISFAMDLVSRRVHDRIAALRVTGSATEMALRYLEEVIPLDPERLAEFDVWLSFIAQAQAETGAGGLREHLAPSTEGLRRLCLSMLSELARDGALRKDLDLDLEAERLHALIDGISLHVAVQPEVTTADRARQVVAAHLDSLQR; encoded by the coding sequence GTGCCGAAAATCGTCGATCACGAAGCCCGCCGCGAGGAGATCGCCCAGGCGCTGTGGCGGGTGGTCCGTCGCGACGGCATCCGCTCCGCCTCGGTCCGCACCGTCGCCGCCGAGGCCGGCTGGTCCGCCGGCGCGGTCCGCTACTACTTCCCCGACCAGGACGGCCTGATCAGCTTCGCGATGGACCTGGTCTCCCGCCGGGTGCACGACCGGATCGCCGCGCTGAGGGTGACCGGCAGCGCGACCGAGATGGCTCTGCGGTACCTGGAGGAAGTGATCCCGCTCGACCCCGAGCGGCTGGCCGAGTTCGACGTGTGGCTGTCGTTCATCGCCCAGGCCCAGGCCGAGACCGGCGCCGGTGGGCTGCGTGAGCATCTTGCGCCGTCCACCGAGGGCCTGCGCCGGCTGTGCCTGTCGATGCTCAGCGAGCTGGCCCGGGACGGCGCTCTGCGCAAGGATCTCGACCTCGACCTGGAAGCCGAGCGGTTGCACGCGCTGATCGACGGGATCTCCCTGCACGTGGCGGTCCAGCCCGAGGTGACCACCGCCGATCGCGCTCGGCAGGTGGTGGCCGCGCACCTGGACTCCCTGCAGCGCTGA
- a CDS encoding AAA family ATPase, with translation METEGVIVVSGITAAGKSTVSQLLAERFQYGVHLRGEVFRRMIVSGQASADAENGAEAQKQLKLRYRLACQAADGYAQAGFTVVLQDVVIGELLREFLDGIRSRPRYLVVLTPRPDVIARRLGGLSVDELDYELHAFTPRRGLWLDNSDLSPPETVDAILGRLDEARFD, from the coding sequence ATGGAGACCGAGGGCGTGATCGTCGTCAGCGGGATCACGGCGGCGGGAAAGTCGACGGTCTCCCAACTGCTCGCCGAGCGCTTCCAGTACGGCGTCCACCTGCGCGGCGAGGTGTTTCGCCGGATGATCGTCAGCGGCCAGGCCTCGGCCGACGCGGAGAACGGCGCCGAGGCGCAGAAACAGCTGAAACTGCGGTACCGGCTGGCCTGCCAGGCGGCCGACGGCTACGCCCAGGCCGGCTTCACGGTGGTCCTGCAGGACGTGGTGATCGGCGAACTGCTGCGCGAGTTCCTGGACGGCATCCGGAGCCGGCCGCGCTACCTGGTCGTGCTGACGCCCCGGCCGGACGTCATCGCACGCCGGCTCGGCGGCCTGTCGGTGGACGAGCTCGACTACGAGCTGCACGCCTTCACCCCACGCCGAGGTCTCTGGCTGGACAACTCCGACCTGTCCCCGCCCGAGACCGTCGACGCCATCCTGGGCCGGCTGGACGAGGCGCGGTTCGACTAG
- a CDS encoding molybdopterin-dependent oxidoreductase: MAATVRRTSCNLCEAICGVLVTVDDGRVTDIRGDESDPLSRGHICPKAVALQDLQDDPDRLTTPVRRTPDGWQEIGWDEATAYVAARLTAIQQEHGRNAVGVYLGNPNVHSLGAMTHMPTAVRLLRTRNRFSATSVDQLPHMLACHLLYGHQLMVPVADIDRTAYLLMLGANPLASNGSMMTAPGFGRRLKEVRRRGGRVVVIDPRRTETAAVADEHHFVRPGTDAAFLLALIHQVIADGNARPADYVDGLDQVTAAVAEWTPERAAAATGIDAAVIRRIAAEFGTADRAACYGRVGVSTQQFGAVCQWAVQVLNIITGNLDRPGGTMIPRPAVDTLRGIGRGHFGVWTSRVRGLPEFGGELPAAAMAEEIRTPGDGRIRAMVTIAGNPVLSTPSGRRLDEALATLDFMVAVDPYINETTRHADVILPPTPPLERDHYDLAFHQLAVRNTARWNDAVLPRPAHARHDWEIFRDLGLALLRRTPMSRRKLLATARLRLTPRRIVDAGLRIGPYRLSVRKLRKSPGGIDLGPLQPALPQALRTRDRRIDLAQPMLLDDLPRVQQSLLALSNEDDLLLIGRRHLRSNNSWMHNSARLVKGKPRHQLLMNPTDLAHRELVDGQLVEVTSAVGSVAVEVAASNDMMPGVVSLPHGFGHGRAGARLTVANQVSGVSANDLTDDAFTDTLSGTAALNGVPVQVTAANR, from the coding sequence ATGGCAGCCACCGTGCGCAGGACCTCGTGCAATCTGTGTGAAGCCATCTGCGGCGTACTCGTCACCGTCGACGACGGCCGGGTCACCGACATCCGCGGCGACGAGTCCGACCCGTTGTCGCGCGGGCACATCTGCCCGAAGGCCGTGGCCCTCCAGGACCTGCAGGACGACCCGGACCGGCTGACCACCCCGGTCCGCCGTACGCCGGACGGCTGGCAGGAGATCGGCTGGGACGAGGCCACGGCGTACGTCGCCGCGCGACTGACCGCGATCCAGCAGGAGCACGGCAGGAACGCGGTCGGCGTCTACCTCGGCAATCCCAACGTGCACAGCCTCGGCGCGATGACGCACATGCCGACAGCCGTGCGGTTGCTGCGGACCCGCAACCGGTTCAGCGCCACCTCGGTCGACCAGTTGCCGCACATGCTCGCGTGCCACCTGCTCTACGGCCACCAGCTGATGGTCCCGGTCGCCGACATCGACCGGACGGCGTACCTGTTGATGCTCGGCGCGAACCCGCTGGCCTCCAACGGCAGCATGATGACCGCGCCCGGGTTCGGCCGGCGGCTCAAGGAGGTCCGCCGCCGCGGCGGCCGGGTGGTGGTGATCGATCCGCGCCGGACCGAGACGGCGGCCGTCGCCGACGAGCACCACTTCGTCCGGCCCGGCACCGACGCGGCGTTCCTGCTGGCCCTGATCCACCAGGTGATCGCGGACGGCAACGCCCGGCCGGCCGACTACGTGGACGGACTGGACCAGGTGACCGCCGCGGTCGCGGAGTGGACGCCGGAGCGGGCCGCGGCGGCGACCGGGATCGACGCCGCGGTGATCCGCCGGATCGCGGCCGAGTTCGGTACCGCGGACCGGGCCGCCTGCTACGGCCGGGTCGGGGTGTCGACGCAGCAGTTCGGGGCGGTCTGCCAGTGGGCCGTGCAGGTGCTCAACATCATCACCGGCAACCTCGACCGGCCCGGCGGCACGATGATCCCGCGACCGGCCGTCGACACTCTGCGTGGAATCGGGCGCGGCCACTTCGGGGTGTGGACGAGCCGGGTGCGAGGTTTGCCCGAGTTCGGCGGCGAACTGCCCGCGGCCGCGATGGCCGAGGAGATCCGGACCCCGGGCGACGGCCGGATCCGGGCGATGGTGACAATCGCCGGCAACCCGGTGCTGTCCACGCCGAGCGGCCGCCGGCTGGACGAGGCCCTGGCCACGCTGGACTTCATGGTCGCCGTCGACCCCTACATCAACGAGACCACCCGGCACGCGGACGTGATCCTGCCGCCGACCCCGCCGTTGGAGCGCGACCACTACGACCTGGCCTTCCACCAGCTGGCGGTCCGGAACACCGCCCGCTGGAACGACGCCGTGCTGCCCCGGCCGGCCCACGCCCGGCACGACTGGGAGATTTTCCGCGACCTGGGACTGGCCCTGCTCCGCCGTACGCCGATGAGCCGGCGCAAGCTGCTCGCCACGGCGCGGCTGCGGCTCACCCCGCGACGGATCGTCGACGCCGGGCTGCGGATCGGGCCCTACCGGCTGTCGGTGCGAAAGCTCCGGAAGTCCCCGGGCGGGATCGACCTCGGTCCGCTGCAACCCGCACTGCCGCAGGCATTGCGGACGCGCGACAGGCGGATCGACCTCGCCCAGCCGATGCTGCTCGACGACCTGCCCCGGGTGCAGCAGTCGTTGCTTGCTTTGAGCAACGAGGATGACCTGTTGCTGATCGGGCGCCGGCACTTGCGCAGCAACAACTCGTGGATGCACAACTCGGCTCGGCTGGTGAAGGGCAAGCCACGGCACCAGCTGCTGATGAACCCGACGGACCTGGCGCACCGCGAGCTGGTCGACGGCCAGCTGGTGGAGGTCACCTCCGCGGTCGGCTCGGTCGCGGTCGAGGTTGCCGCAAGCAACGACATGATGCCGGGCGTGGTCAGCCTGCCGCACGGCTTCGGCCACGGCCGGGCCGGGGCGCGGCTGACCGTGGCCAACCAGGTGTCCGGCGTCTCGGCCAACGACCTCACCGACGACGCATTCACCGACACCCTGTCCGGTACGGCGGCGCTCAACGGCGTACCGGTGCAGGTGACCGCCGCCAACCGGTGA
- a CDS encoding LacI family DNA-binding transcriptional regulator, producing MARVTIKEIARRAGVSKGAVSYALNNQPGVSEATRARVLKVAEELEWMPNRAARQLSAARSETFGLVLARTAKTLSEEPFYMGFVGGVESVLSEKSYALALQVVPDLADEMATYRKWAAERRVDGVIVVDLRVDDPRIPLLRKLELPAVVVGDPALADGLTSVWTDGRSAMNAAVEHVVSLGHRSIARVAGPPEHGHVWIRDQAFAAVGRRLGLDLQVLHTDFSGEQGAAATRRLLTADDRPTAIIYDNDLMAVAGLSVVNGLGLRSPDDVTLVAWDDSALCRLTHPPLTAMSHNIVAYGAEVARRLFGVLDGAPPEAHLYSTPLLIVRDSSAAPGRRAQEVGTLNRA from the coding sequence GTGGCCCGTGTGACCATCAAGGAGATCGCCCGACGGGCGGGCGTCTCCAAGGGAGCGGTGTCGTACGCGCTGAACAACCAGCCGGGGGTCTCCGAGGCCACCCGGGCGCGCGTGCTCAAGGTCGCCGAGGAGCTGGAGTGGATGCCCAACCGGGCCGCCCGCCAGCTGTCGGCGGCGCGCAGTGAGACCTTCGGCCTGGTGCTGGCCAGGACCGCGAAGACGCTCAGCGAGGAGCCTTTCTACATGGGCTTCGTCGGCGGTGTGGAGTCCGTGCTGAGCGAGAAGTCGTACGCGCTGGCCCTGCAGGTCGTGCCCGACCTGGCCGACGAGATGGCGACGTACCGGAAGTGGGCCGCCGAGCGGCGGGTGGACGGGGTGATCGTGGTCGACCTGCGCGTCGACGACCCTCGGATTCCCTTGCTGCGCAAGCTCGAACTGCCCGCGGTGGTGGTCGGCGACCCCGCGCTGGCCGACGGGCTGACGTCTGTCTGGACCGACGGCCGGTCCGCGATGAATGCCGCGGTGGAGCACGTCGTGTCGCTCGGCCACCGGTCGATCGCGCGCGTCGCGGGGCCGCCCGAGCACGGGCACGTGTGGATCCGGGACCAGGCCTTCGCCGCGGTCGGCCGCCGGCTGGGGCTCGACCTGCAGGTGCTGCACACCGACTTCTCCGGCGAGCAGGGTGCCGCGGCGACCCGGCGGTTGCTGACCGCCGACGACCGCCCGACCGCGATCATCTACGACAACGACCTGATGGCGGTCGCCGGGCTCTCGGTGGTCAACGGCCTGGGGTTGCGATCACCCGACGACGTCACGCTGGTCGCCTGGGACGACTCGGCGCTGTGCCGGCTGACCCATCCGCCGCTGACCGCGATGAGCCACAACATCGTCGCGTACGGCGCGGAGGTCGCCCGCCGCCTGTTCGGCGTGCTCGACGGCGCGCCGCCCGAGGCGCATCTCTACTCCACCCCGCTGCTGATCGTCCGCGACAGCTCGGCCGCACCCGGACGCCGCGCCCAGGAAGTCGGCACCTTGAACAGGGCATAG
- a CDS encoding sugar phosphate isomerase/epimerase family protein — protein MVAVDNLSLQLYTVRHKLEEDFDATLARIAEIGYTKVEPFGLVNLAPQLAEALPKYGLSAPSTHAGLLREDSGPIFEAAQQLGIGTVIDPFVEPARWQSADDIKATAEALNKAAAEGAEHGIAVGYHNHHFELESVIDGVHGLEILVAHLSDEVILEVDTYWAAVGGADVPALLGRLGDRVKALHVKDGDGTLDNKAQVAVGDGTIAVQDILAAAPTALRVVELDDFSGEIFDAVEGSFRYLTGQDFA, from the coding sequence ATGGTCGCAGTGGACAACCTGTCCCTCCAGCTCTACACCGTGCGGCACAAGCTGGAGGAGGACTTCGACGCCACGCTGGCCCGGATCGCGGAGATCGGCTACACGAAGGTCGAGCCGTTCGGTCTGGTCAATCTGGCCCCGCAGCTCGCCGAAGCGCTGCCCAAGTACGGTCTGTCGGCGCCGAGCACGCACGCCGGCCTGCTCCGCGAGGACAGCGGCCCGATCTTCGAGGCCGCCCAGCAGCTGGGCATCGGCACCGTCATCGACCCGTTCGTCGAGCCCGCGCGCTGGCAGTCCGCGGACGACATCAAGGCGACCGCGGAGGCGCTGAACAAGGCGGCTGCCGAGGGCGCCGAGCACGGCATCGCCGTCGGCTACCACAACCACCACTTCGAGCTGGAGTCGGTGATCGACGGCGTGCACGGCCTGGAGATCCTGGTCGCGCACCTGTCCGACGAGGTCATTCTCGAGGTCGACACGTACTGGGCCGCCGTCGGTGGCGCCGACGTGCCCGCGCTGCTCGGCCGGCTTGGTGACCGGGTGAAGGCGCTGCACGTCAAGGACGGCGACGGCACCCTGGACAACAAGGCGCAGGTCGCGGTCGGCGACGGCACCATCGCAGTGCAGGACATCCTGGCCGCGGCGCCCACCGCGCTGCGCGTCGTCGAGCTGGACGACTTCAGCGGCGAGATCTTCGACGCCGTCGAGGGCAGCTTCCGCTACCTCACCGGGCAGGATTTCGCATGA
- a CDS encoding Gfo/Idh/MocA family protein, translating into MSAVGVGVIGAGVISDAYIKSMQSFPDLSVVAIGDLRPEAAKEKAEQYGIPAHGGPEAVLNNADVEIVVNLTIPIAHVEVALAAIAAGKHVWSEKPFSLDQESGLKLLSTAQDAGLRLGCAPDTILGPGLQTARRIIEKGDIGQPLTALTLMQSPGPESWHPNPAFLFQEGAGPLWDIGPYYLTTLVQLFGPVAAVAGLGSKSRDKRTIGSGPLAGTEFDVTVPTHVSAIARFESGQSSQSIFSFDSPLPRAGFVEITGSEATLALPDPNRFDGELKVRRRDGEDWESVATTEATAERGTGVLEMARAIRADRPHRATGALAFHVVDVMASITDSIESGTFVDVTSTVEVPPVLPDDWDVTAATL; encoded by the coding sequence ATGAGCGCGGTCGGCGTAGGCGTGATCGGCGCCGGGGTGATCTCCGACGCCTACATCAAGAGCATGCAGAGCTTCCCCGACCTCAGCGTCGTCGCGATCGGCGACCTGCGGCCGGAGGCAGCCAAAGAGAAGGCCGAGCAGTACGGCATCCCCGCCCACGGCGGACCCGAGGCCGTGCTGAACAACGCCGACGTCGAGATCGTGGTCAACCTGACCATTCCGATCGCGCACGTCGAGGTCGCGCTGGCCGCGATCGCCGCCGGCAAGCACGTGTGGAGCGAGAAGCCGTTCTCGCTCGACCAGGAGAGCGGGCTGAAGCTGCTGTCCACCGCCCAGGACGCGGGACTGCGGCTGGGCTGCGCGCCGGACACCATTCTCGGTCCCGGCCTGCAGACCGCACGCCGGATCATCGAGAAGGGTGACATCGGGCAGCCGCTCACCGCGCTGACCCTGATGCAGTCGCCCGGCCCGGAGTCCTGGCACCCGAACCCGGCGTTCCTGTTCCAGGAGGGCGCCGGCCCACTGTGGGACATCGGCCCGTACTACCTGACCACGCTGGTGCAGCTGTTCGGCCCGGTCGCGGCCGTCGCCGGGCTCGGCTCGAAGTCGCGGGACAAGCGCACGATCGGCTCCGGCCCGCTGGCCGGCACCGAGTTCGACGTCACCGTGCCGACGCACGTCAGCGCGATCGCACGGTTCGAGTCCGGTCAGTCGTCGCAGAGCATCTTCAGCTTCGACTCCCCGCTGCCGCGGGCCGGGTTCGTCGAGATCACCGGTTCCGAGGCGACGCTGGCCCTGCCGGACCCGAACCGCTTCGACGGTGAGCTCAAGGTCCGCCGCCGCGACGGCGAGGACTGGGAGTCGGTCGCGACCACCGAGGCCACCGCCGAGCGGGGTACCGGAGTTCTGGAGATGGCGCGGGCGATCCGGGCCGACCGGCCGCACCGGGCCACCGGCGCGCTGGCCTTCCACGTCGTCGACGTGATGGCCTCGATCACCGACTCGATCGAGTCCGGCACGTTCGTCGACGTGACCA